Proteins encoded by one window of Culicoides brevitarsis isolate CSIRO-B50_1 chromosome 2, AGI_CSIRO_Cbre_v1, whole genome shotgun sequence:
- the LOC134830042 gene encoding zinc finger protein 184-like, with product MSLSDSKEDIKEEKFVPAVQPTVSSETHQTYIQQEEIYIKEEPVDEPEQILEPGEIPRFLPCIVKIEKEDAKSELDLKLPRIDQVFSLKNENPYTIWSKSTFTGFALKLGQKSSLDYLPDGILIPSNLQMLQHPIHVKVDQPDGSTVYINQKSQKSVLFISNFNLHSNHCELCGQDFAHGVYNTFVQHRSNFHFFPGDRHECVCCAKSFDSSDQKQRHSLFCTEKSKLDVSLCYICNIKFDDFFNYRQHLMASHPKITNSGKTEAKMCQICKKSVTYETMTDHLLRHEDPKPYKCAECGSGFGIKRNLKRHLMEIHFQQLCPYKCDECPLYFTMLSHLLKHRNRVHNKVKTEKRQERPKEICQKCGKLTGDMKNHMKRHSELEAIFVTSKGHKCETCEKIYATVAGLRNHKKTHLPESERPHKCAYCTKGFNSKQLCVEHERSHTGEKPHVCPECEKAFARFDAYKDHVKTHNGEGHKCDHCDYLTPNHSSFRKHLKKHEKQLGIKLTYTKEERRWKDMGVYDKAKYFI from the exons atgtctttAAGTGACTCCAAAGAAGAtataaaggaagaaaaatttgttcccGCCGTTCAACCGACTGTCAGTTCAGAAACTCATCAAACTTACATCCAACAAGAAGAAATTTACATCAAAGAAGAGCCCGTCGATGAGCCCGAACAAATCCTCGAACCCGGAGAAATTCCTCGATTTTTGCCGTGCATCGTAAAAATAGAGAAGGAAGATGCCAAATCTGAGCTTGACCTGAAATTGCCTCGAATTGATCAAGttttttcccttaaaaatgaaaatccttATACAATTTGGTCGAAATCTACTTTTACCGGATTTGCCTTgaaattgggtcaaaaatcgtCTTTGGACTACTTGCCTGATGGGATTTTGATTCCGAGCAACTTGCAAATGCTTCAACATCCGATTCACGTGAAAGTAGACCAACCTGATGGCTCGACAGTGtatatcaatcaaaaatcgCAGAAATCTGTGCtgtttatttcgaattttaatcTGCATTCGAATCATTGTGAGCTTTGCGGGCAGGATTTCGCTCATGGAGTTTATAATACTTTCGTGCAACATCGttcgaattttcatttttttcccggAGATCGACATGAATGCGTTTGTTGTGCAAAATCCTTTGATTCTTCGGACCAAAAGCAACGTCATTCGTTATTTTGTACGGAAAAATCCAAACTTGACGTTAGTTTATGTTACATTTGCAACATAAAATTCGATGATTTCTTCAATTATCGCCAACATTTGATGGCAAGTCATCCAAAAATTACGAATTCGGGCAAAACTGAAGCCAAAATGTGTCAAATTTGTAAGAAATCTGTGACGTACGAGACGATGACGGATCATTTGCTGCGTCACGAGGACCCGAAACCCTACAAATGTGCGGAATGTGGCTCTGGATTCGGTATAAAACGTAATTTGAAGCGTCATTTGATGGAAATTCACTTTCAACAGTTGTGTCCTTATAAATGTGACGAATGCCCGCTTTATTTTACGATGCTAAGTCATTTACTGAAACATCGAAATAGGGTGCATAATAAAGTGAAGACTGAAAAAAGGCAAGAACGACCGAaggaaatttgtcaaaaatgtggaaaattaaCGGGAGACATGAAAAATCATATGAAACGACATTCGGAGTTGGAAGCGATTTTTGTGACGAGTAAGGGACATAAATGTGAGacttgtgagaaaatttatgcaaCAGTAGCGGGTTTGAGGAATCATAAAAAGACACATTTGCCGGAGAGTGAGAGGCCGCATAAATGTGCTTATTGTACGAAGGGTTTTAATTCGAAGCAATTGTGTGTTGAACATGAGAGAAGTCACAcag gagaaAAACCTCATGTTTGCCCTGAATGTGAAAAAGCCTTTGCTCGTTTTGATGCCTACAAAGATCACGTAAAAACTCACAACGGCGAGGGACACAAATGTGATCATTGTGATTATCTTACTCCCAATCACAGTAGCTTCcgaaaacatttgaaaaagcATGAAAAACAACTCGGAATTAAACTAACTTACACAAAGGAAGAAAGACGATGGAAAGATATGGGCGTCTATGATAAagcgaaatattttatataa
- the LOC134830040 gene encoding zinc finger protein 99-like, translated as MSETINIFLEFDASDGYIFSVLSEENLKRRIVRSKERILVVKENPAVPKTNVRVYCEVRRMPLPLESIFLNEDPVITEDIKPEFPEELELGEIPKLPSCLTVKIKPLEVSKPLEPKRGPIILTKVKSLKNAPPPSFLKDLQIKLPRIDQVFSLKNSSLSLEAPKNVEKPPVFEVPTPVIIKSTPEKPNNKKFSCPNCPMFFTTKHALMTHTARKTCFVRMLNGEKKMVRRVKEYIPPDLVLPDLNTIPCPYEKSFLQPDGTTAYVYHVSESSLRISNFDLQNFVCGICGENSRDSKNLLMHRLQQHFFPGNKRTCNGCEKYVETHKERRDHVLYCLKHTEIDPNKCYICNSVFAELTSLKVHLYQEHPYQNDPVEYTFECKICNKFFKSRDNRKSHIRRVHQKYKEPRVYCAHCPYEARNKKTLYNHLITRHFPNLAAEICEVCRPTRYFVSNSKYVQHMSAMHRGLKFNPDTTLEALRKQNMKIIQRKPLRMQKYRFEDVRVPKRADNFYVEDMEIIEELPVLEPKVAEKAPEEEEKGNNYMKVELIPSDSTKITKNLTKFDLQLNRKSTLDYLPEGVLIPSNFKTFKHPIHVSVDQPDGTTVYIYQSSETSILFISNFDLRCNRCELCGQDFSNGFYTSFIKHRQNFHFFPGDREECVACGKSFDSADKRQRHSLFCTEKDKMDIGLCYICNIQYDDFYMYRQHLMAMHPRLSHGAKSNMRTCPICSKTVSANVIRDHMRRHDNPKPYKCNECGNVYAIKRSLRNHLLEVHFQDLCSHKCEECNPVRYFEMLSAYLTHRKNMHNLMVDPKNVLRKQPERKKCPKCGKHVVCLQDHLQTHADAEAMFVTNQGKSCEICGKLFKKTSSLMNHKKSHLPEHERPFKCAHCAKGFNSMAAVTEHERLHTGEKPLVCPFCQKAFARQQTYTDHVKTHTGQGYKCEHCDRVLNDHSSFRKHLKVHEKELGIKLTYTKDERRWKDMGLYEKAKDFI; from the exons atgtctgaaacaataaacattttccTCGAATTTGACGCTTCTGACGGTTACATCTTCAGCGTTCTCTCGGAGGAAAACCTGAAAAGGCGAATCGTTCGCAGTAAAGAACGAATTTTGGTTGTCAAGGAAAATCCCGCTGTTCCCAAAACCAATGTTCGAGTCTATTGTGAGGTTCGGCGGATGCCTTTGCCCTTGGAAAGCATATTTTTGAACGAAGATCCTGTTATTACGGAAGATATCAAGCCAGAATTTCCTGAAGAACTTGAATTAGGAGAAATTCCAAAATTGCCGTCTTGTTTGACAGTCAAAATCAAGCCTCTTGAAGTTTCGAAGCCTCTTGAGCCAAAACGAGGTCCTATTATCTtaacaaaagtaaaaagtttgaaaaatgctCCTCCGCCGAGCTTTTTGAAGgatcttcaaataaaattacctcGAATCGATCAAGTTTtctccttaaaaaattcaagtttgagCCTTGAAGCaccaaaaaatgttgaaaaaccgCCGGTTTTTGAAGTTCCAACGCCCGTTATCATCAAAAGTACGCCCGAAAAGCCtaataacaagaaattttcttgcCCGAATTGCCCGATGTTCTTTACCACGAAACACGCTTTGATGACTCACACCGCGCGAAAAACTTGCTTCGTTCGAATGCTCaacggagagaaaaaaatggttCGTCGTGTTAAGGAATACATCCCGCCTGACTTGGTTCTTCCGGATTTAAACACTATTCCGTGTCCGTATGAAAAATCTTTCCTTCAACCCGATGGAACAACAGCTTACGTGTATCACGTGAGTGAATCTAGTCTCCGAATCAGCAATTTTGACTTACAAAATTTCGTTTGCGGTATTTGTGGCGAGAATTCACGTGATTCGAAGAACCTTTTGATGCATCGCTTGCAACAACACTTCTTTCCGGGCAACAAAAGGACCTGCAATGGCTGCGAAAAGTACGTTGAAACGCACAAAGAACGTCGTGATCATGTACTTTATTGCTTGAAACACACGGAAATTGATCCGAACAAGTGTTACATCTGCAATTCGGTGTTTGCGGAGCTAACTTCGTTGAAAGTTCACCTGTATCAAGAACATCCGTACCAAAATGACCCCGTCGAGTACACATTTGAGTGCAAAATCTGcaataaattcttcaaatcgCGCGATAATCGTAAAAGTCACATTCGTCGGGTGCATCAAAAGTACAAAGAACCGAGAGTTTATTGCGCGCATTGTCCGTACGAAGCGAGAAACAAGAAAACTTTGTACAATCATCTCATTACGAGACACTTCCCGAACTTGGCAGCCGAAATTTGTGAGGTTTGTCGCCCAACGAGGTATTTTGTGTCGAACTCCAAATACGTGCAACACATGTCTGCCATGCATCGCGGCTTGAAATTCAATCCTGACACAACTTTGGAAGCTTTGCGGaaacaaaacatgaaaataatcCAAAGAAAACCGCTTCGGATGCAAAAATATCGCTTCGAGGATGTTCGAGTTCCCAAACGAGCTGACAATTTTTACGTCGAAGACATGGAAATTATTGAAGAACTTCCCGTTTTAGAGCCAAAAGTCGCTGAAAAGGCCCCTGAAGAGGAAGAAAAGGGAAATAATTACATGAAAGTTGAGCTAATCCCGTCGGATTcgacaaaaattacgaaaaatctcACCAAATTCGATTTGCAACTCAATCGGAAGTCAACTTTGGATTATTTGCCGGAAGGAGTTTTGATCCCGAGCAACTTTAAAACGTTCAAACATCCCATTCATGTGAGTGTTGATCAGCCGGATGGCACAACAGTGTACATTTATCAGTCCTCGGAGACGTCAATTCtgtttatttcgaattttgaCTTGCGTTGTAATCGTTGCGAGCTCTGCGGACAAGATTTTTCCAACGGATTTTACACTTCTTTCATCAAACATCGTcagaatttccattttttccccGGAGATCGAGAAGAATGCGTTGCTTGCGGAAAATCCTTCGATTCGGCGGATAAACGACAACGTCACTCGTTGTTTTGCAcggaaaaagacaaaatggACATCGGCTTGTGCTACATTTGCAACATCCAATACGACGACTTTTACATGTATCGCCAACATTTGATGGCAATGCATCCGAGACTTTCGCACGGAGCGAAATCCAACATGCGAACATGTCCGATTTGCAGTAAAACCGTGTCGGCGAATGTCATAAGGGATCACATGCGACGTCACGACAACCCGAAGCCATACAAATGCAACGAGTGTGGCAATGTTTATGCCATCAAGCGAAGTCTCCGGAATCATTTGTTGGAAGTTCATTTTCAAGACTTGTGTTCGCACAAATGCGAAGAATGCAATCCGGTGAGGTACTTTGAAATGTTGTCGGCGTACTTGACTCATCGGAAGAACATGCACAATTTGATGGTTGATCCGAAAAATGTCTTGAGGAAACAGCcagagcgaaaaaaatgccCAAAATGCGGAAAACATGTCGTTTGTCTTCAAGATCATTTGCAAACGCATGCTGATGCGGAGGCAATGTTTGTGACGAATCAGGGAAAATCTTGCGAAATTTGTGGAAAGTTGTTTAAAAAGACATCCTCGTTGATGAATCATAAGAAATCGCATTTGCCGGAGCACGAGAGACCGTTCAAGTGTGCGCATTGTGCAAAGGGATTTAATTCCATGGCAGCTGTGACGGAACATGAAAGACTTCATACag gtgaaaAACCCCTCGTTTGCCCATTTTGTCAAAAAGCCTTTGCCCGTCAACAAACATACACGGATCACGTAAAAACTCACACAGGTCAAGGTTACAAATGTGAACATTGCGACAGAGTCCTGAACGATCACAGCAGTTTCCGGAAACACTTGAAGGTACACGAAAAGGAGCTTGGCATAAAACTTACTTACACAAAAGACGAACGACGCTGGAAAGACATGGGCTTGTACGAAAAAGCAAAAGATTTCAtctaa
- the LOC134832053 gene encoding ubiquitin conjugation factor E4 B: MSAELTAEEIRLRRLRRLGGNSASESVSAPSETVSDSNKNVIIEPRIASPVRETPVIDNKSSVDEVNLNQNASCMETDDCGASDKGADGDSGIENMETDDANKQIKPVEIKINVEDEIRATISRILNASWAEQCEGSIVVPNTASNFLENIYQEDETHADIVGEVILEVIEMFMSGALHREVVRDDSAEDLYTMPSKKQKQEEGTSENMEVDDAKASSSKTSNEDRAVGILQYMNLSYQRACAELRARKIHPEIESAIKMTQEQIVRYAILLLTGQLDALYDGEPSQKSPLLPLLQDSSINDEFLHRIITETSTTDLEAFNIIFQQLVNNLFHKQQASCVNINIVSDALDLLKELIDIKTNGNDRPLCKLIVNHRHFLPKLCTEVPAREISKVTLLAPFLSISIFADENPLFAEHHFKDSQATLNEHVDKMFGESIQNMIDRTRTTLHGVFLTLIQNVDSRAKTLEYLAEVLKNNEKRIQYNADERNLAKDGFMLNFMSVMQHLAVKVKLERVDIYYAFHPESLILMKEDTTKLRYTSQEYTDWLKKIRETKDWEAPKFTSQCWFLTLQAHHLGIIPAIQRYQKRLRAIKELQRMVDELKQTKKQWENTPQARRNQQFIDRWGQQIKKLTRAKQASDIGLIDPNLLRRCLQFYSSVCEYILYAMEDRKVEGPFINQISPPNLKPSELFSALPEWYIEDIADFLLFCMQYSMEVVYECMDQSIITWLLTCVCAPHMVKNPYITAKLVEVLFVTSPSIQSSSNPLIKSILNHHLAQTVLVSSLMKFYTDIETTGQSTEFYDKFTIRYHISHLFKGMWESLVHRQAMIQESKSGKEFIKFVNMLMNDTTFLLDESMENLKRIHETQALMMREEEWKELPQEEQTSRQRQLSQDERQCRSYLTLARETVDMFHYLTIDIKEPFWRPELVDRLASMLNYNMRQLCGPKCSNLKVRSPAKYGWDPRRLLGQIIDIYLHLACDKFAAAMAADERSFSAASFNDAMKRIERLSIRSTIELEKFKTLIEQASNIVAANQQNDEDYQDAPEEFFDPLMSTFMEDPVILPSGTIMDRPIITRHLLNSNTDPFNRQTLTEDMLLPATELKERIKAWKDEKRKANQQK, encoded by the exons ATGAGTGCAGAACTAACTGCAGAAGAG ATTCGTTTGCGTCGTTTAAGACGTCTCGGAGGCAATTCCGCATCTGAATCTGTATCAGCGCCTTCGGAAACAGTCTCGgattcgaataaaaatgtcattattGAACCTCGTATCGCCTCGCCTGTCAGAGAAACGCCCGTAATTGACAACAAATCCTCCGTTGACGAGGTAAATTTGAATCAGAATGCTTCTTGCATGGAAACTGATGATTGCGGAGCGTCAGACAAAGGCGCTGATGGCGATTCGGGCATCGAAAACATGGAAACGGATGATGCGAATAAGCAAATTAAGCCCgtcgagataaaaattaacgttGAAGACGAAATTCGTGCCACAATTTCGCGCATTTTGAATGCCTCGTGGGCGGAACAGTGCGAGGGATCGATTGTCGTGCCAAATACTGCCAGTAACTTCCTCGAGAACATCTATCAGGAGGATGAAACACACGCAGATATCGTGGGCGAAGTCATTTTGGAAGTAATTGAGATGTTTATGAGTGGCGCCTTGCATCGAGAGGTCGTTCGCGATGATTCAGCGGAAGATTTATACACGATGCCAtcgaaaaagcaaaaacaagAGGAAGGAACGTCGGAAAATATGGAAGTTGATGATGCCAAAGCGAGTTCCTCGAAGACAAGTAACGAAGACAGAGCTGTGGGCATCCTTCAATACATGAATCTCTCGTATCAACGAGCTTGCGCTGAACTTCGAGCTCGAAAAATTCATCCAGAGATCGAATCTGCGATAAAAATGACCCAAGAACAAATTGTGCGATACGCAATTCTCTTGTTGACGGGACAACTTGATGCTTTGTACGACGGAGAGCCTTCCCAAAAAAGTCCTTTGTTGCCTCTTTTGCAAGACAGCTCAATAAACGATGAATTTTTGCATCGCATCATCACAGAAACCAGTACGACGGATCTCGAAGCGTTCAATATCATCTTTCAGCAACTCGTGAACAATCTTTTTCACAAACAACAAGCTTCCTGTGTGAACATCAACATCGTTTCGGATGCCCTTGACTTGCTCAAGGAACTAATTGACATCAAAACGAACGGCAATGATCGCCCATTGTGCAAACTCATCGTGAATCATCGACATTTTTTGCCGAAATTGTGCACCGAAGTGCCTGCACgggaaatttcaaaagttacgTTGCTTGCGCCGTTCTTGAGTATTTCGATTTTTGCGGATGAAAACCCTCTTTTTGCCGAGCATCATTTCAAGGACTCGCAAGCGACGTTGAACGAACATGTCGACAAGATGTTTGGCGAGTCGATACAGAATATGATCGATCGCACACGCACAACGTTGCACGGAGTGTTCTTGACGTTGATACAAAATGTCGATTCGCGCGCAAAGACGTTGGAATATCTCGCGGAAGTGttgaaaaataacgaaaagcGGATTCAGTACAATGCGGATGAACGAAATTTGGCGAAAGATGGATTTATGTTGAACTTTATGAGTGTCATGCAACATCTCGCGGTGAAAGTGAAGCTCGAAAGAGTCGACATTTATTACGCTTTTCATCCGGAAtcgttaattttgatgaaagaaGACACGACGAAACTCAGATATACCTCGCAAGAGTACACGGATTGGCTGAAAAAGATTC gaGAGACAAAAGATTGGGAAGCCCCGAAATTCACCTCTCAATGTTGGTTCCTTACCTTACAAGCGCATCACTTGGGAATCATTCCCGCCATTCAACGATACCAAAAGCGTCTTCGCGCCATCAAAGAACTCCAACGGATGGTCGACGAACTGAAACAAACGAAGAAACAATGGGAAAATACGCCTCAAGCACGTCGCAACCAACAATTCATCGATCGTTGGggacaacaaataaaaaaattgacccgCGCAAAGCAAGCAAGCGATATCGGCTTAATCGATCCAAATCTCCTGCGACGTTGTTTGCAATTCTACAGCAGTGTTTGCGAATACATTTTATACGCCATGGAAGATCGCAAAGTTGAAGGTCCTTTCATCAATCAAATTTCTCCGCCAAATTTGAAACCTTCGGAACTTTTTTCCGCGCTGCCCGAATGGTACATCGAAGATATCGCGGATTTCCTGCTTTTCTGCATGCAGTATTCGATGGAAGTTGTGTACGAATGCATGGATCAGTCGATTATCACGTGGCTTTTGACGTGCGTTTGTGCCCCGCATATGGTCAAAAATCCGTATATCACTGCCAAACTTGTCGAAGTACTTTTTGTGACATCGCCTTCCATTCAGAGCTCCTCAAATCCGCTGATCAAGAGTATTTTGAATCATCATCTCGCCCAAACGGTTCTCGTGAGTTCGTTAATGAAGTTTTACACGGACATCGAAACGACGGGACAAAGCACGGAATTTTACGACAAATTCACAATTCGCTATCACATCAGTCATTTGTTCAAGGGAATGTGGGAAAGTCTCGTGCATCGTCAAGCGATGATCCAAGAGTCGAAAAGTGGCAAGGAATTCATCAAATTCGTCAATATGCTGATGAACGACACAACTTTCCTCCTCGATGAGAGTATGGAGAACTTGAAACGCATTCACGAGACACAAGCACTGATGATGCGCGAAGAAGAATGGAAGGAACTGCCGCAGGAAGAGCAAACATCACGTCAACGTCAACTTTCGCAAGACGAGCGGCAATGTCGTTCGTATCTCACACTTGCCCGCGAAACGGTCGACATGTTCCATTATCTCACGATCGACATCAAAGAGCCCTTTTGGCGTCCCGAACTCGTCGATCGTCTCGCTTCCATGCTGAATTACAACATGCGACAACTCTGTGGACCAAAATGCAGCAATTTGAAAGTTCGGAGTCCCGCCAAATACGGATGGGATCCACGGAGATTGCTCGGACAAATTATTGACATCTACTTGCATCTGGCGTGTGATAAATTTGCAGCGGCAATGGCGGCGGATGAACGTTCGTTTAGTGCTGCGAGCTTTAATGATGCCATGAAACGCATTGAACGATTGTCGATTCGATCGACGATTGAGTTGGAAAAGTTTAAGACGTTGATTGAGCAAGCGTCGAATATTGTAGCGGCGAATCAACAAAATGACGAGGATTATCAAGATGCGCCCGAAGAGTTCTTTGATCCGCTTATGTCGACTTTTATGGAAGATCCAG taattctCCCATCGGGCACCATCATGGATCGCCCAATAATCACACGTCACTTACTTAACAGCAACACAGATCCCTTCAATCGCCAAACACTCACAGAAGACATGTTACTGCCCGCGACTGAACTCAAGGAACGTATCAAGGCATGGAAAGACGAGAAACGGAAGGcgaatcaacaaaaataa
- the LOC134832054 gene encoding mediator of RNA polymerase II transcription subunit 16 has translation MDLLFAVQGTLKNPNLPEKVLLATSSAGLVAFYTNSQKPNNDKYGHFVYVSDLNAPWKCEKITSSLHEIIILEWDTSGKLLLTADTSGTVRIWTMKDNLLSTWIEACNVSFPGEQIIRCVFFHNGQKLVLNEKQEANQHSYFEKFIRTRKFGPSVRGFGGVGLEGCLVVTETGMLGAFLLPTEEIAAGPNEPVQLEASTESLAVTRNFFTTADVTYSKNGQFLIAVANGKSTQTTMIQGFRVQITKQGEKLQISTSALPSFLHGAEAQVASGKFFGLKWTTQDDSDTLLVVTNHSTGSSVETFVLKEQSKSLKKLFQANKNDVFKTLAWQQASQYLHTSHVVAFNRCSTPIGPQCTFLSTNDGIIHVLKTDSLKEICKTTLNYPISSENSKQSRLPVTVGALCATYMGHVLLVLDTKGQMFGFRCGFMLRDPYLNYIVTALEYSLVNMNDYLDVLLNIKASTGDAIIDKLGENFNRQQQHLQQYYYVPLQVIKINIYRLNGHGQLKSQDLSNLLMLNSILIAFKSLLRPSELTSLDGSMKDVESNLALALSESVPDVDKVLMNLEAKDFTVETYTLQSLQQLIQWVADLALYILSRLPETRGKSVGYDISRDLVALNCLRELLVMIRIWGLLRKQCLPIFARSPENQDVLAALFRLLTKLALNPNEPDELLLDECCALTQVLAPQVQFVAPRHGLTNPPLNNLIPVIVDYGEDSEALKYYPDIHLLDGSTNSTIIDSVRYLQLGTRPKQIRKCTRCGVFTNMNSVATNKIMKSWEQRWGGCRCNGFWQTMTAEQIY, from the exons atggATCTCCTATTTGCTGTGCAAGGCACTTTGAAAAACCCAAATTTGCCCGAAAAAGTACTTTTAGCGACATCATCTGCCGGTTTGGTTGCTTTCTATACAAATT CTCAAAAGCCAAACAACGACAAATATGGGCATTTTGTGTACGTTAGTGATCTAAATGCTCCATGGAAATGCGAGAAAATCACATCGAGTCTTCATGAAATCATCATTCTCGAATGGGATACTTCAGGAAAGCTTCTCCTCACAGCAGATACAAGCGGAACAGTTCGTATTTGGACCATGAAAGACAATTTACTCTCAACTTGGATTGAAGCTTGTAACGTTTCCTTCCCCGGAGAGCAAATAATTCGCTGTGTGTTCTTCCATAATGGGCAAAAACTCgttttgaacgaaaaacaaGAAGCAAATCAACATTCCTACTTTGAAAAGTTCATCAGAACGCGAAAATTTGGACCTTCTGTGCGCGGATTTGGCGGCGTCGGGCTCGAAGGATGTTTAGTTGTCACCGAAACGGGCATGTTGGGTGCTTTTTTGCTTCCCACAGAGGAAATTGCTGCTGGACCGAATGAACCTGTACAGTTAGAAGCTTCTACCGAAAGTCTCGCTGTGACACGAAACTTTTTCACGACCGCTGACGTCACTTACAGCAAAAACGGGCAATTTTTGATAGCAGTTGCGAATGGAAAAAGCACTCAAACGACCATGATTCAAGGATTTCGCGTACAAATAACGAAACAAggcgaaaaattacaaatttcaacGAGTGCATTGCCGAGTTTTTTGCATGGAGCAGAAGCGCAAGTCGCTTCAGGGAAGTTTTTTGGGCTTAAATGGACGACGCAAGATGACAGCGACACCCTACTCGTTGTGACAAACCATTCGACAGGCTCTTCGGTAGAGACTTTTGTCCTAAAAGAGCAATCAAAGTctctaaaaaagttatttcaaGCGAACAAAAATGATGTTTTTAAGACTTTAGCATGGCAACAAGCTTCGCAGTATCTCCATACATCCCACGTTGTTGCTTTTAATCGTTGCAGCACCCCAATTGGGCCTCAATGTACGTTTTTATCAACAAACGACGGCATAATTCATGTCCTGAAAACGGATTCGTTGAAGGAAATTTGCAAAACGACTCTAAATTACCCGATTTCAAGTGAAAATTCGAAGCAATCTCGACTTCCCGTGACTGTTGGAGCACTTTGCGCGACATATATGGGTCATGTGTTGCTCGTTCTCGACACAAAAGGGCAGATGTTTGGTTTCCGCTGTGGATTTATGTTACGAGACCCGTATCTCAACTACATTGTTACTGCTTTGGAGTACTCTTTGGTCAATATGAACGATTATTTGGATGTTTTGTTGAATATCAAGGCTTCTACAGGCGATGCGATTATCGATAAGCTCGGCGAAAACTTCaatcgacaacaacaacacttgCAACAATATTATTACGTGCCCCTGCAAGtgattaaaatcaatatttatcgCTTAAACGGACATGGACAACTAAAATCTCAAGATTTGTCGAACCTTTTGATGCtaaattcgattttaattgcttttaaatCGTTGCTGCGACCTTCCGAACTGACTTCGCTTGATGGCAGCATGAAAGATGTCGAATCAAATCTCGCATTAGCTCTTTCGGAATCCGTTCCTGACGTTGATAAGGTCCTGATGAACTTGGAAGCGAAAGATTTTACCGTCGAAACGTACACTCTTCAGTCGTTGCAGCAGCTAATTCAATGGGTTGCTGACTTGGCGTTGTATATTCTCTCCCGATTACCCGAAACTCGAGGAAAATCCGTGGGATACGACATTTCACGTGACTTGGTAGCACTTAATTGCTTGAGAGAACTTCTCGTGATGATCCGAATTTGGGGTTTGCTGCGGAAACAATGTCTTCCGATCTTCGCACGATCCCCGGAAAATCAAGATGTCCTTGCCGCACTCTTCAGATTGCTCACAAAACTTGCATTGAACCCGAATGAACCGGATGAACTCTTGTTGGATGAATGTTGCGCCCTGACACAAGTTTTGGCGCCTCAAGTTCAGTTCGTCGCGCCGCGTCATGGCTTGACAAATCCTCCATTGAACAATTTAATTCCTGTAATTGTCGATTATGGCGAAGATTCGGAAGCGTTAAAGTACTATCCGGACATTCATTTGCTCGATGGATCGACAAATTCGACGATAATTGATTCTGTGAGGTATTTGCAGCTCGGGACGAGACCCAAACAGATCCGAAAATGCACGAGATGCGGCGTTTTTACGAATATGAATAGCGTGGCaacgaataaaattatgaaatcttGGGAGCAGCGATGGGGCGGATGTCGTTGTAATGGATTTTGGCAAACAATGACTGcggaacaaatttattaa